The sequence GGCTTTTGACTATGCAAAAAGGGTAGGCGTACCGCTTATTGTGGGTGTGCCCAATCCTGAGTTGCTGGACTATACCGAAAAAGTAGTGAAATCATCGGGCATCAGGCTGGCCATTCATAACCATGGTCCGGAAGATAAACTATATCCTGGTCCTAAAAACGTATACGACCTCATTAAAGACCGGGATGAAAAAATGGGGATATGCCTGGATATTGGCCATGCTATCCGGGCAGGTGCCGATCCTGCGGAAGCGATCAGGCTGTATAAAAACAGGATCTTCGACCTGCATATCAAAGATGTAACCCTGGCTGCCAAAGATGGTAAGGCTATCGAAGTAGGCAGGGGCGTGATCAATTTCCCCGCCCTGGTAAAAGCGCTCCATAAGATCCGGTACCAGGGTATTTGCAGCATTGAATTTGAAAAAGACATGACCGATCCCCTCGCCGGGCTGGCTGAATCTACCGGTTACTTCAAGGGCGTCGTAAAATCATTCGCGTAAGGAAACTTAAGGTGAGTCGCCCTGCAGCGCTGCAAGTGCTGTACGGCAGGGCGGCCCACCTTTCTGTATAGCTCGCTGCCTTTAATAAAACTTCGGTAACGGGACCAACTGCGTATTCTGCCGCTGATGCCAGTAAGGATAAATAGGCTCCCGCTCACTGGCGGCATCCAATTGTTTGATCTGTTCGGTGGTCAGGTTCCAGCCCACCGCGTCCAGGTTCTGTCGCAACTGTTCTTCATTGCGGGCGCCAATAATAATATTGGCTACAGTGGGTCTTTGTAATACCCAGTTCAGCGCTACCTGCGCCACTGTTTTACCCGTCTCTTCAGCTACTGCATCCAGTGCGTCTATAATATTGTACAGGAATTCTTCATTTAGTGCCGGGCCATGGCCACCCCCCTGTTGTACCCGGTTGGCTGCGGGCAATGGTTGGTTGCGCCGGTATTTACCGCCCAGCCGGCCGGACGCCAGCGGGCTCCATACGATCGTACCGATCTTCTGATCAATACCCAGGGGCATCAGCTCCCATTCAAACTCGCGGTCCAGCAGGGAATAATAAGCCTGGTGGGCAATATACTTTGTCCACCCATACCGCTCTGATACAGACAGGGACTTCATCAGGTGCCAGCCGGAGAAATTGGAGCAGGCGATATAGCGTATCTTACCGCTTTGCACCAGTGTGTCCAGTGTGCGCAGTGTTTCATCCACTGGTGTATTGCCATCAAAGCCATGCATGTGGTAAATATCAATATAATCCGTTTGCAGGCGGCGCAGGGAATCTTCTACCTGCCTTATCAGGTGAAAGCGGGAAGAGCCTGAATCATTGGGTGCCTCACTCATCTTAAAAGTAGCCTTGGTAGAGATGATCGTCTTATCCCGGAAGCCTTTCACGGCATGGCCCAATATCTCTTCTGCCACGCCTCTTGAATACACATTGGCCGTATCAAAAAAATTAACACCTGCTTCCATGCACAGCTTCACCAGGCGGTTGGCTTCTTCCTGCTGGGTGGTGCCCCAGGCTTTGAAAAAATCACCCACGCCGCCAAAGGTGGCCGTGCCAAAACTTAATACCGGCACCTGCAGGCCGGAATTACCCAATTGTCTGTATTCCATATATGGTATTTGATGATATACGGAAGATAACAACGGCCGTGCCGGATTGTTGAAAGGACCTGCACACAGCCTTGCTCATCAATCAGTGAGTGGCTGCACTCCGTGTGCAGGTACCTGTGGCGGCAATTTCCCAACCCCGATATTACATCCGGAATCTTTTGGTAACTTTAGCATACCTCCCCAAATCCCTTTACTGCCAACTGTATAGTCATGTTCCCGGAACCAGGACCGGCCGGGCCTGATTATTGAAGTCTACGCCTTATAAAGATGTTCTTAAATGTATAGCAGTGGCCAAAGATTATTATTCTATACTGGGACTTACCAGGACAGCAACGGACGAAGAGATCAAAAAAGCTTTTCGCAAGCTGGCCATTAAATACCACCCCGACAAAAATGCCGGCAATAAAGAGGCCGAAGAAAAATTCAAGGAGATCAATGAAGCGTATGAGGTGCTGAGCGATGCAGAGAAGCGGAAACTGTATGACCGCTATGGGGCCAACTGGAACCAGTTCAATGGCGCACAGCAGGGACCGCACCAATACCAGGGCGCTTCACCCGGTGGCGGGCATTATCATTACGAGGGCGATCCCAATGAGTTCTTTGGTCAGGATTTTGGACAGGGGGGCGGTTTCTCCGACATTTTTGGAGAGTTCTTCAACCGGTCGGGCGGTGCATCCGGCGCAAAACGGGGTGGCAGGCGAAAATCTAAAGGACAGGACTATACCTCGGAGATGGCGATCACGCTGGAAGAAGCCTATCAGGGGACAGCGAAGGTGGTTACACTCCATGAGCAAAAGGTGCGCATCACCCTCAAGCCCGGTGCTTACAGCGGGCTTACGATCAAACTGGCGGGCAAAGGCGCGCCGGGTATCAATGGCGGGCCGGCAGGTGATCTCTACATTACCATCCAGGTATTGTCGCACCCTGTATACAAGCGGGAGGGCGATCACCTCCGGCAAACGGTGACGATAGACCTGTTTACCGCTGTACTGGGCGGCGAAAAGGAAATAAGCACCTTATCGGGCATGGTAAAGGTGAAAATACCGGCAGGCACACAGAGCGGTAAAGTACTACGCATCAGGGGTAAAGGCATGCCGGTATACAACAGGGCAGGGGAGGCCGGCGACATGCTGGCAGAGATCCGGGTATTGATCCCGGAACAATTGACAGAACAGCAGCGGGAACTGTTCAGGCAATTACAATCAACATTCAAATCATAGAACCTGACTAATACTTTATTTTATGTTTCCGGATGTAATCATTTACCCATCGTATGCAGATACACATTCTTCCGTGCTGGATGATATCAGGGACCTGTTCATCAGCCGCCGGCTTATTCATTACGCCGGTTCCCTGCAGGAACGTTGCCAGCTTGATGAAGCAGCCCTGGAAAAGGCGGTACAAAAAGCATTGGTGGTTTGTGTAACGGCCGGCATTAGCCCGGAAGAACATTTCAAAAGCGTATTTGTGTATGCAGGGGATGCACTGAAAAAGGACTGGCTGGTATCGGACCTGGGATTGCAGCTCATCACACTCAATGCGGATATAACCAATCCCGTAGTAGCCAGGTTGCAGGTAGAGCTACTATCGGGAAGGGGATTATAACATGGCTTCCGCGATATTATCCGTACATTAGTAGCGCCATCATACTACTTATGAAAGTGACTACTATCGGATATCATTTAGGTGACAGACTGGACCTCAAGCACATTAAACACAGCCTCACTTTTGAATGTATCTATGCCGATCCTACTGAACTCATCTTCGAGGTAAAACACTTTTCCTGGTTTCAGGTATTTGATTATGGCAGTATCGTTTTCTTTGGCGTTGATAAAACGCTGCAAACGGATATTATCGGTTCCGTAAGAAGGATATTGTCGCTTCCTGTCAATGAGCTCATGACGGAAGAAATTGACGTGGAAGTAAACCCGCATTCCTCTACCAAAGTACTGTTTGATAAGATCATTGTTAACCAGATAAGCCTGGACATAGCCAAGATCGTCATGCTGAATGCAGCGCAGTCGGTGGCGCTGGATTATTACCTTGAGCAAACCAATATGATGCTGGCGCAAACCATCTACTTCAGCAATGAACTGGAAGAAAAAGGCAGGTTCTCTATCAAAGGAAAAAAACTGTTGAAGTACATCGGCAAGGCGCTTAACCTCAAGAACAAGATCGCGCAGAACCTGTACATCTTCGATAGCCCCGACATTACCTGGTACGATAAATCGCTCAATAGCCTGCATGATCAGCTCAACAGGGAACTGGATATCAGGATCCGGTACCGCAGCCTGCAGGAAAGCCTCAGCATCATCCAGGAAAACCTGGAGATCTATAAAGACATCAACCAGCACTCGCATAGCTCCACGCTGGAATGGATCATCATCATCCTCATTGCCGTGGAAATACTGAATATCTTCGTGGAACGGATATTTTAAATACTTATATATGACTGCCGGGTGGGTCGTACCGGATAATACCAGGGGACTTCATCCATTGATAGGGGTTAGTAGGTGAATTCCTCCCGGATTTACATAAGTTTGCATTGGATAAACCCCTTAATTTACCTGTATGAAAAGACTGTCCCTGGTTACACTGGTACTTGCCCTGCTTTCCATGTCCACCCTGGCCCAATTTCAAACTGTTGATGGAGAAGGTATTAGCCAGTCGATCGCCCTCAAAAAGATTCAGAAAAAAGCCAAATACGGCGCTTACCTTATTCAGAAAGAAGTAAGCTTCAGTACCGGTAAAGGCATCAATGGCCAGCCGGTGGCCACTGTGACCGAAAAAGGAACGGTGGAAATGGTGGCCCTGGAGAGCAAGACCAATATTGGCTACCTGCTGCCCTATAACCAGTTTGTAAAACTGGCCGATTACGATTTTGAGATCTTCTATAAGAACAACTTTAAAAGCCAGAAATACCCTCCGCAAAAAGTATCCCTCACAGATGAATCTATTTTCTTTGATGATAGCTACGGGCAGGTATATGGTTTCCTTGCCAACGAAACCGGTACACGCTGCCGGTTCAAATACAACTATGAATATTCCGATGCCAAATACCTTACCCGGGTATTCTTTCACCATGGCTTCCCGGTAAAACAGAACAGCATCAGTTTTAAAGTGCCCGACTGGCTGGAACTGGAGATCGTTGAAAAGAACTTTGCCGGATATAAAATAAAGAAGGAAGTAAAGAAAGAGAAGAACGTAAATGTGTATACCTACACGGCAGAGAACTTGTTGGGCATTAAGCAGGAGCCTTCTTCACTGGGTAGACCTTATTACCTTCCGCACCTGGTCATTACTGTGCGCAGCTACGTTGCCAACCAAAAGAAAATAAATGGTTTTAAGTCCCTCGATGATATGTATGCCTGGTACAACTTCCTGTACAAAAAAGCCGAGAACCAGACGGATGTGCTGAAGACGCAGGTAGCCCAGTTGACCCAGGGTAAAACCACTGATGAAGACAAAGTCAAAGCCCTCTACTATTGGGTGCAGGATAACATACGCTACATTGCTTTTGAAGAGGGCTATTCCGGTTTTGTGCCACAAACTGTGCAGGAAGTATTTAAAAACAAATACGGCGATTGTAAGGGCATGGCCAACCTGCTTACAGAAATGCTGAAGCTGGCGGGCTATGATGCGCATTTTGCCTGGATAGGCACCCGTGAAATACCATACGACCGTACCGAGATACAATCCCTTTGTGTAGATAACCATGCCATCAGTGTACTTTACCTCAAGGGGAAGACCTATTTCCTGGACGGTACCGAGAAATATGCCGCCCTGGGCAGGAATGCCTACCGCATACAGGGAAAAAATGTACTGGTGCAGCATGGCGATACCTATAAAGTAGAAAATGTGCCGCCGCCTTCGGCCGAAGATAACCAGATCGCCACCCAGGCTTCCCTGGTGCTCAAAGGCAACAAGATCAGCGGGCATGTGAAAATGACCTTTGATGGCGAATCAAAAAACTTCTTTCATTACATCTACAACACCATTCCCGCCAATAAGCGCAAGGAATTCATCACGCACATGATAGAGTTGAACGGTGCTAACTCGGAAGCTACCAATGTTAAAACCTCCGATTTTAAGAACCGCGATATTCCGCTGGTGCTGGAAGGCGATGTGGAGATCAGCAACCAGGTAACACAGGTGGATAAGACCTGTTACATTGGTATTGATTTCTTCCCCGGTACTTTTGCCAACTTCATTCCCGACGAAGAAAGGCAGAATCCCATTGACATGGACAATGTATTTGTAGCCAGTGATGAAGTAACGCTCGAACTGCCGGCCAATGCCAAAATGCAGGCCGCGCCGTCCAACTTCCAGTCGGCCTTCAACAACAACAGCATGGAAGCGGCTTATACCACTGCCGGCAATAAAGTCACCCTGAAAAAGAAAATGCGCATGAATTCGCCGGTGATCAATACTGCCGACTTTACCGCCTGGAAAGCATTCCTCAACAAGATCAAAGAATTCAACCGCAACAACGTAACCATCGGTTTGCAATAAACATCCTTTAGCAATAATGCAACCCTCCAAACTAATGTGCATGAAAACGATCATCCTCTGCTGCCTGCTGGCTATCATAGGCGCCGGCCAGGTATACAGCCAGCAACGTATTTCCAAAAAACAGGTAGAGCTCTTTCAAAAGAACCTCGAAAAAAATCCGCTGCTGACGGAGGAGGATGCCGACTTTAAAGGCAATAACAAAGCCGCTCAGTGGGCCAGTGAAAGCGCCGTGATCCTTTGCCAGAAGACCAGCTTTAATTTTGATAAAAAAGGCGTAAGCCTGGGCAAGCGTATCGGCCGTAACATATACGGGTTGCTGACAGCGCCCTTAACGTTGGGTGCGTCCATCTACTACGCCAACGCATCTAACGAAACCAAAATACTCATTGAAGAAACAGAGCGCCGTAAAATATTGCTCAATGATAAATTCGCCCTTGAACAATACTCTGTCTTATACTTCAGGCTCTCTACCGAAGGCGATGCCTTTGCTGCCCGGGTAATTAAGAAAGATGGCGCCACAGAGCCGGTGGATATTTCGGAAGCCATCAGCGTGGAAGACATCAAGCTGGTGCCCGGTATTTTCAGGAGCTATACCGATGAGCGTTTTTCTTCTTCTTACCGCCCCACCTACTTCAAAATAGCAGTGCCCGGTCTGGAAGAAGGGGATATCATTGAATACGAATTTAAGAACTTCAACAACCAGCAGTTCGGGTACAATCCCAGCTACCGGGAATTTACGCCTGTTTACTACCTCTGCAACCGGGAACTGCCGGTGGCCAAACAGGTAATTGAAGTAGTAACAGAAGACGAAAAATATTTCATAGGCTATAAAAGCCTGAAAGGGGCGCCGGAATTTGTGCAAACAACCAACAAGGGCAATAAAGTATTCCGCTGGGAAGATAATAACCGGGATAAGATCACCGATACCCGTTATGTGAGCGAGTTTATGGAATTGCCTTCCATTAAATTCCAGGTAGTCTATGCACGCAACAGCAGCAAAAACTTTGTGTGGTTCAAGGACGAAACGGATATGAAAAAGGACATGAGCACCGAAGAACTGGGGGAGAAGGCCAAGACCTTCTGGTTTAACCCGGCGAAACTACACCTGACCGGTGATTATACAGCGGGGCTCAGGGCCGGCATTGAATCTACGGTGGGTGATATGTACAAGACGCTCCGTAAGAAAGGCATCAAAGATGCCAGCCCGGATGAGTACGTACAAAAGACCTATTACCTCATCAGGTCGAAGACCATGGCAGGCGGCTGGAGTGATTTTGCCTTTGCCAAAGTGTTTTCCCGCCTGCTGGAAGAGAACAGGATTGAGCATGAAATTGTGGTAAGTGCGCCCAACAACAGGACCAACCTGAACTCCATTGCTTTCTCACAGGAAATAGCCTGGCTGGTTAAATACAAGAACAAGTATTACACCAATCCCGGTGAACACAGCAATCCGGAAGACCTGCAGGCCTGGCTGGTGGGCAATAATGCCATCCGCTTTCCCTATAACAAGGAGGAAGCAAAAGCAGTGAGTGAAGTACTGCCGCTCACCGATACGCTGAGCAATGCCATCCTTACCCTGGTAAGCGCCCGGCTGGATGATAGCAAAGTGAACATGTCGGTGGATAAGACCGTTGAGGCAAAAGGGCTGGTAAAGGACGATATCATCGATGAAGCCCTGGCGCTGATGCCTTTTATGGAAACTGACTATAGGAACTTTGATGGTCAAAGTATGTGGGAAGGCCTCAGTATGAAACAGGAAGAAAAAGCGGCCCAGGACTTCAATGACCAGAAGAAGGAATGGAAAGAGCAGAAGCCCATCATGATGAAAGGGCTGGCAGAAAATGAATATGGGTATCAGGTAGAGAAATACGACAACTTCCGCCTGCAGCAGGATGGCAGGAGCTTTAAAAAAAGGAACTTGAAATACAGTGAATCCTTTGTGCTGGGCGATATGACAGCGGCTGCCGGGAATGACCTGGTGGTGGCCGTGCCTGCGTTGATGGGCTTGCAAACAAAGATCAGGAAAGAGGAGCGTAGCCGGGTATTGCCGGTGGATGTGCGTTATCCGCGCGCCCTTAACTGGAAGATCACCTTTGCTATTCCTGCCGGTTATGAAGTGAAAGGGTTGGAGAACCTGCACAAAAAAATAGAGAACAGTTGCGGCAGCTTTACCAGCATTGCCTTTGTAGAAGGTGGCAACCTCATGGTATATGCTAAAAAGATCTATGCAGGCCGCCGCTTCGATATCGCCCAGTGGCCACAGATACTGGAAATCCTCGATGCAGCTTATGAAGTGTCACAAGCGAAGGTCGTTCTGAAGAAACTATAATTGAAGAAGCGAGTGGCTAGTGGGGCGCGCAAAAGCCCACTAGCCACTCGCCTCTTACCACTCGCCATAACTATGCTATCAACACCTTCATACGCTGTTCTATACTATGAATAGCTTTTACTGTTTTATAATAAGAATCCGGCGTTACAGAAATAGAATCAATACCCATCTCTACCAGGAACTGTGCAAAATCCGGGAAATCCGAAGGCCCCTGTCCGCAAATACCTACCGGGATATCAGCTTCCCGCGC comes from Paraflavitalea devenefica and encodes:
- a CDS encoding sugar phosphate isomerase/epimerase family protein, with the protein product MTSRRNFLQQSALSLAGAISLPLVSGAAPGKKEPVLLSTGIAGYTFAKFDLEKAIAMMKKVDIKYLSVKDFHLPLNSNAEKIQSVLKQLADADIKVYAVGVIYMKTQQAVDEAFDYAKRVGVPLIVGVPNPELLDYTEKVVKSSGIRLAIHNHGPEDKLYPGPKNVYDLIKDRDEKMGICLDIGHAIRAGADPAEAIRLYKNRIFDLHIKDVTLAAKDGKAIEVGRGVINFPALVKALHKIRYQGICSIEFEKDMTDPLAGLAESTGYFKGVVKSFA
- a CDS encoding aldo/keto reductase, which encodes MEYRQLGNSGLQVPVLSFGTATFGGVGDFFKAWGTTQQEEANRLVKLCMEAGVNFFDTANVYSRGVAEEILGHAVKGFRDKTIISTKATFKMSEAPNDSGSSRFHLIRQVEDSLRRLQTDYIDIYHMHGFDGNTPVDETLRTLDTLVQSGKIRYIACSNFSGWHLMKSLSVSERYGWTKYIAHQAYYSLLDREFEWELMPLGIDQKIGTIVWSPLASGRLGGKYRRNQPLPAANRVQQGGGHGPALNEEFLYNIIDALDAVAEETGKTVAQVALNWVLQRPTVANIIIGARNEEQLRQNLDAVGWNLTTEQIKQLDAASEREPIYPYWHQRQNTQLVPLPKFY
- a CDS encoding DnaJ C-terminal domain-containing protein, with the protein product MAKDYYSILGLTRTATDEEIKKAFRKLAIKYHPDKNAGNKEAEEKFKEINEAYEVLSDAEKRKLYDRYGANWNQFNGAQQGPHQYQGASPGGGHYHYEGDPNEFFGQDFGQGGGFSDIFGEFFNRSGGASGAKRGGRRKSKGQDYTSEMAITLEEAYQGTAKVVTLHEQKVRITLKPGAYSGLTIKLAGKGAPGINGGPAGDLYITIQVLSHPVYKREGDHLRQTVTIDLFTAVLGGEKEISTLSGMVKVKIPAGTQSGKVLRIRGKGMPVYNRAGEAGDMLAEIRVLIPEQLTEQQRELFRQLQSTFKS
- a CDS encoding RMD1 family protein, whose amino-acid sequence is MKVTTIGYHLGDRLDLKHIKHSLTFECIYADPTELIFEVKHFSWFQVFDYGSIVFFGVDKTLQTDIIGSVRRILSLPVNELMTEEIDVEVNPHSSTKVLFDKIIVNQISLDIAKIVMLNAAQSVALDYYLEQTNMMLAQTIYFSNELEEKGRFSIKGKKLLKYIGKALNLKNKIAQNLYIFDSPDITWYDKSLNSLHDQLNRELDIRIRYRSLQESLSIIQENLEIYKDINQHSHSSTLEWIIIILIAVEILNIFVERIF
- a CDS encoding transglutaminase-like domain-containing protein, which produces MKRLSLVTLVLALLSMSTLAQFQTVDGEGISQSIALKKIQKKAKYGAYLIQKEVSFSTGKGINGQPVATVTEKGTVEMVALESKTNIGYLLPYNQFVKLADYDFEIFYKNNFKSQKYPPQKVSLTDESIFFDDSYGQVYGFLANETGTRCRFKYNYEYSDAKYLTRVFFHHGFPVKQNSISFKVPDWLELEIVEKNFAGYKIKKEVKKEKNVNVYTYTAENLLGIKQEPSSLGRPYYLPHLVITVRSYVANQKKINGFKSLDDMYAWYNFLYKKAENQTDVLKTQVAQLTQGKTTDEDKVKALYYWVQDNIRYIAFEEGYSGFVPQTVQEVFKNKYGDCKGMANLLTEMLKLAGYDAHFAWIGTREIPYDRTEIQSLCVDNHAISVLYLKGKTYFLDGTEKYAALGRNAYRIQGKNVLVQHGDTYKVENVPPPSAEDNQIATQASLVLKGNKISGHVKMTFDGESKNFFHYIYNTIPANKRKEFITHMIELNGANSEATNVKTSDFKNRDIPLVLEGDVEISNQVTQVDKTCYIGIDFFPGTFANFIPDEERQNPIDMDNVFVASDEVTLELPANAKMQAAPSNFQSAFNNNSMEAAYTTAGNKVTLKKKMRMNSPVINTADFTAWKAFLNKIKEFNRNNVTIGLQ
- a CDS encoding DUF3857 domain-containing protein, whose translation is MKTIILCCLLAIIGAGQVYSQQRISKKQVELFQKNLEKNPLLTEEDADFKGNNKAAQWASESAVILCQKTSFNFDKKGVSLGKRIGRNIYGLLTAPLTLGASIYYANASNETKILIEETERRKILLNDKFALEQYSVLYFRLSTEGDAFAARVIKKDGATEPVDISEAISVEDIKLVPGIFRSYTDERFSSSYRPTYFKIAVPGLEEGDIIEYEFKNFNNQQFGYNPSYREFTPVYYLCNRELPVAKQVIEVVTEDEKYFIGYKSLKGAPEFVQTTNKGNKVFRWEDNNRDKITDTRYVSEFMELPSIKFQVVYARNSSKNFVWFKDETDMKKDMSTEELGEKAKTFWFNPAKLHLTGDYTAGLRAGIESTVGDMYKTLRKKGIKDASPDEYVQKTYYLIRSKTMAGGWSDFAFAKVFSRLLEENRIEHEIVVSAPNNRTNLNSIAFSQEIAWLVKYKNKYYTNPGEHSNPEDLQAWLVGNNAIRFPYNKEEAKAVSEVLPLTDTLSNAILTLVSARLDDSKVNMSVDKTVEAKGLVKDDIIDEALALMPFMETDYRNFDGQSMWEGLSMKQEEKAAQDFNDQKKEWKEQKPIMMKGLAENEYGYQVEKYDNFRLQQDGRSFKKRNLKYSESFVLGDMTAAAGNDLVVAVPALMGLQTKIRKEERSRVLPVDVRYPRALNWKITFAIPAGYEVKGLENLHKKIENSCGSFTSIAFVEGGNLMVYAKKIYAGRRFDIAQWPQILEILDAAYEVSQAKVVLKKL